In Desulfomonilaceae bacterium, the DNA window TGGATTGCTAGGCTCGTTTCTTTTTCTCGTGCCGTAGATTATCCTGTCGGGATTCACCACACCCATAGCCAACATGCCGCAGGACGGTACAATACCTCACTTATATTAACCCGTTACGCTATTTTATGGTCGTTCTACGGGCAGTCTTCCTGCAAGGCGCTCCTTTTTTGTCCCTGCTGAATCAGTTCTGGCCCATGGCCTTGATCGGCATTGTGACCCTAAGTCTCGCAGGCTGGCTTTTCCGGCATAGGATGAATTGAGATGACTTACTCCGTAGCGCTGAACAAAGAATGTACCGAAACGGGCAGAGATTTCGGCTCTCCGAATGACCATTGGTACAAGTAGCCTTTTGACCGTCTCTCAACGATAATTGCCGGAATGGCTCCAGAAGAGAATCCTGTTATTGGCATGGTCCATTTCTTTGTGGTGTTTCTCAATGCCAGATATATCAGCTTGGTGGCTGATTGGTCAGTTGGGAAATGGACCCGATTCCTAATAATTTTCTGTCATATCTGGGTTCTCGATCGCATTGGTCGTGTAGATGATTTTGCCTATTTAATAGAGAAACAGCAAGTCAAGTATCACCCTAACTATATTTACTTCCAGTATTCTCCCGTTATTGCCTGCTATAGTTTCTGACATTTGCCACGATAGTAATTCCCCACGAATTTTATGTTGTTATTAATTAATGGTTCTGTTAATTTTACAATTCCACACATGTTACGTTCTGTCACCTATTGAGGGGGTTTTGATTTTCGGAGTTTCTACTCCTTCTGTCTTGGTCTGTACTAGGTGAATTGGAGAGAGCCTATGATGTCACGACGTTCAGTGCGGTTTTTTCCAACGGCAATTTATCTGATTTGTTTTACGGGTTTAGCTCAACCGTTATGGGGATATGAATTCTCCATGACGGGCATCATGACGTGGAAGTACGCGTCTTACTCTCAACTTGGTTCAAAGGGCTTTTTTGGTCCATTTGACACAGACGCTAGCGGCGCTGGACCCGATGGATACGGGGGGAGTATTGGAAGCGCCGCCTCGATGAACGGATGGTTAGGCCATGAAATGCAGTCAATGCCGACATTGAGCGGTTATGGGGAAATATCGTCCGGTTCTGATCTGGCTTTGGCTACGATCTACATGACCATTTACCCTGAATTGCGGCTTACTGAAGCTCTCAGGATACGTGGTTCATACCGCATCGGTTCATGGGAAACTCCTTACAATCCGACAAGCCTTGGCACGATGGTGAGGTCTGAGTACCCTGAAGGTATGGCGCCAGGTGTTCTACGATCGTTCTCTCCTGGTTACTGGGAAACCTTGTGGGCTTCTTTGCAGACTCCATGGGGTATTGTGGTCTTTGGCAAGAGGCCCGGTCCATTCGGAACAGGGTTGATCTTTGACGGTAATGATAACGCTGACGCCGTTGGCATATTGCTCATGACCAACTATGGGCCCTTTCGTGCAGGTATAAATGTCTCTCCGTGGTTGTTGGGAAGCCCTTATTATTATACGCTATCTGACAAGAACGCCGCACGTCAGCTCGATCTGGTTGCGGGCATGACTTATGACTCGGGTCCCATATCAGTCGGCGTTGGCGGAAGGATTTGGAAATTTCACACTGGTCCGGAATCCGCCACATATCAGGGAGAAAACGCCGTCCCACCCACTGGTCGTTATGCCGTAATCCCCACTGACACGGTTATCACGGATGGCACAGTGTATTTCAAATATTTTGATGGCAGTATTTTCTTCAATGCTGAGGCTGCCTGGATTTATGAAATTACGAAGCGTCAGCGATGGCTGGCTTCTGACCCAGGTATAAGCGAAAGCAAGAGTAGGTTCGCCCCAAATTACGTTGAACACTGGCGTGCTGCTGTAGAAACCGGAGCGCTTATAGGACCGTCCAAAATTAGCTTCATCTGGTCCTATATTCCCGGTTTTGACAGGAGGCACGGTGTGCGTATTGATAGGCAAATGTATCCCCCTTTGAATCTCGCAACTGCCCTGACTAACGTGTCTTTGTTCCGACCGTACAGTTTGCTCCTCTCCTACACTTACGGTTCGGGGAATAATTCCATTACTCCTGACAGTCGACACGGTTATATGACAGACGCAAACATATTCGGGATGAGACTTGATTATGCGATAGCGGCTAACTTGAACGTCTTTGGAACCGCTTTTACCGCAAACAGAATCTCTCACGGTTATGGCCAGGGCTACATCCGGCCGGCATATTTCGCTTCTCCTACCCCTGCGGTTACCCCAAGCCGCTTCACCGGAAGGGTCCAGTTCGTTGAAAGTGACAAATATGATAATTCAGCCCCATCAATTCCTGACAGTAGCCTCGGCTACGAGTTCGACTGGGGATTCGGCTGGAAACTCATGGACAAATACACACTCAACGGTACCTTTGGCGTGTGGAAACCAGGAGGCTGGTTCAGCTACGCTTGTGTTGACCGTTCCGTCTCAAACTGGAAGGCCCCTGATGTTTCTAACAATTTCGGGGTAGGGACAGGGAAATCCATTGACCCAGTTTTTGGGATGGAGATTAAGATCGAAGTTGAATACTAAGAAAATTCTTTTCATTCCGTGAAAACCACTTAGATGGCCTACAAAGGTAATCCTAAATGAAAAACGAAGACAAGACCCAACAAGAACTCACTGATGAAATTATTGGGCTTCGTAAACGTATCGAACAATTAGAGCAATCAGAGAAGTTAGCCCGAGATAGGGCTGAGTTTGTACAGGAACTGTTGGACTGTTATCCAGGATTCATATCAGCATGGGACACTAAAGGCATCCTCCTGTTTGCCAATCAAACATTCATAAATCATTGCGGTTATCCCCGGGAGCATATTGTTGGCAAACCTGCCACTGAACTTTATCCTCCTTCGGAAGTTTCACGAATGTCTAAATTATATGTTGAGTTATTCGATAAACCGGATGGAGCCTTTGTGTCAGGCACTGTTCATGGCCTTAATAGTAAAGGTGAATGGGTCTTAGTTGAATCAGAGTTAGTCAAGAAACTCAATCCTCCAATCTGCGGTTATGTAGGATTTGGTCGTGATGTCACCCGTAAGGTGACTGCTCACGAGGATTACAAGGAGTCCGTGGAGGCTTTGGGCACAATCTTTAATAGTGTTCAAGACGCTTTCTTGATTCATGACAAATCCGGAATAATTATCCAGTTCAACGAAAAAATGATCGAAATCTCTGGTCTGGACTCTGTCCGCACTGTCGTGGATCCATCAAAGGCTGATTCTTATTATAGCCCTGAAGATAACTCAGTTGATTTGCGCTCGGTGTGGGAAGAGGTACTCTCTGGAACTGTAAAGCAGCTTGAATACAAGATCAAACGCCCTTCAGATGGTAAAATATTCGACGCAGATATTTTCATGCGGTCTATCCGATTAAAGGGTGAAGATCATATTCTGGTTTCCATTAGAGACATCACCGAGAAAAAGCGGGCAACCGATGAACTCAACAGGGCGTTGGCGCTGGCTTCTATGCTTCGAACTCAAGCTGAGGCTGCAAGCGCAGCCAAGAGCGAGTTCCTCACAAATATGAGCCATGAACTACGCACTCCTTTGAACGCCATTCTCGGTTTCTCGGAACTTCTTGAGGAACAGTGGTGTGGGAAGTTGAATGAGAAGCAGTTGGAATACGCCAGGGAGATTTACGGAGCGGGACGCCATCTCTTGCAACTGATCAACGACATTCTGGATCTGGCAAAGGTTGAATCAGGCAAGATGGACCTGAGGCCATCCATCGTAGATTTAAGCCAGTTGTTGGAAAACAGTCTAATCATGATAAAGGAGAAAGCTATAAAAAGAGGCTTAGCCCTTGAACTTGACATATCTGATGAATTCTCCGAGGAAAATATTCTGGCCGACGATGTGAGGCTCAAACAGATCATTATGAACCTGCTATCCAACGCCGCCAAATTTACACCTTCAGGAGGCGTCATTCATCTAGAGGCCAGAAAGCAGGAGAATGAGGTCCTGATTAGTGTGTCCGATACCGGCATAGGAATCAAACCCCAGGATAAGGAGAGGATCTTTCAGGAGTTCGAGCAGGTTGATTCTTCGTTCTCTCGACAGGAAGAAGGAACTGGACTTGGGCTCTCTTTGACCCGTCGCCTGGTGGAACTGCACGGGGGCCGTATATGGGTTGAGAGTGAAGGAGAAAACAAGGGTAGCGTATTCAGTTTCACCATTCCTTTCGTGGCCGCAGACAAACCAGAAACAGAGGCTATTTCGTCTCAGACAGGTGACGGCCTACATCCCCGTTTGCGCTGGATGCTATCGTCTGAAGCTGATTGCCGACCAACAGTTATGGTGGTTGAGGACAACACCGCCAACATGAAACTCGCCACTAATTTGCTGGAAGCGGGAGGATATAACGTACTCCAGGCATTCTCGGCTGAAGAGGCAATAAAGAGGGCTGAACCTGAGAAACCCTCTCTTATTCTAATGGACATTTCTCTCCCGGGTATGGATGGACTGACGGCCACCAAAGTGTTGAAGGGTAATCCCGCCACAACCCACATCCCTATAGTGGCCCTAACGGCTCACGCCATGAAAGATGACGAATTACGGGCCACGGAAGTGGGCTGCGCCGCGTATATACTCAAACCCATTGATACGAGAATTTTCTACGGCACGCTGTCGACGCTTTTAAAATCAGAGCACTCCGGGGCCGCAGCATAGTTGAGACGTTTCGCAAAGGGGGATCATTGATGGTCCGACGCATACACTGGAGCCCTCCGGAAGAAACGAGGCATGCTGGAATTAGCGGAGGATGGAACACTTCTGCTGAATGAAATCGCAGAATTGGCGCCTCTGATGCAATCTAAATTACTCACTTTTTTGGATACTTTTTCCTTCAGCCGAGTCGGAGGGGAAAAAAGCGCTTGTCACATCACGAGGAAACCCTATTCGTATCGGCCATCTGGGCCTTGGCCAAACGGAATGGGTCGGCGTCTCGGAAAAACAGAGTCTTCCGTCGGGACGTTCTCTGCACGACGTTATCGGAGAAACAGAGCGGCTTTTGATTGGGGACGCCCTTGGCCATTCCGGCCGGAAGAAACAGGAAGCTGCGCGTATCCTTGGGATTTCCACGTTCGCGTCAGTTCGCCGCATGACCAAACTAGGCATAAGCGAGCGATAATGCTCATTGACTGCATATAAGCCTACACTACCGCTCAAAACTAAATGGGCAACAACGGGCGTTTCCCGTGAAATCGCCTAAAGATGAGCGATAATGCTCGTCCTTGCATCCTCCTCGCCTTCCTGCCCCTGTCATCTCATTTTCGATTAACCAGCCTATTCCCTTGATATTATTGCACCGATCACGTTGATCTGATTTTATCGCATAAATGGCGCCATTCGTGCAAAATTCGCCTTAACCAATAAAGTATGAGTTGGCAGGAGAGCCTAATCGAGGAAGGACGCTCACAAAATGGAACAGGAACAATTTTTTTATAACCTTTTCATGGCTCAGCAAGAACAACGACGTGCTGAGAAGAAGGCAGCCAAAGCAAAACAGATTCGCGATGGACATTACGATCACTCGAACGGATTGTGGCAAGGACTGTGGATAATAGGGGGGATGATTGTTTTCATCGGTCTGGTTTTGTCTTGGCGCTGAGAGCAATGGCGCCATTAGCGCCTAAGTCCGTTCAGCAAACAAAGTAGGAATTGGGAAACAAGCAAGGAGGATTAAAATGAACTCGATTTTCAGAATTCTTGCGATGTGTCTAATGTCGGGGCTCTCTTTGTTTTTCCGCTCTTAGCCCAATGCAAACATTGGTTGCAGCCGTCCATTGCTCGGGCGGTTTCGACGTCGATGACCTCTGGAAATGGTGACCAACTGGTGGAATCATCAATTATCGCCTGCCCAGGGCCAGACAATATCGCCCAGGTTATGCGACAAACGATTTCAACCCTTATCGATCCGTCTGAAATCGCGCTGATTATGAATAGCTGTTCAGAAGCTGCAGCAGTCTGTTCATAAGCTTTGTTTCAAGAGAAAGAGGAATGCCGTATGTCTAGAAAGATTGTGGCTACTATAATTACATCAATTTTAGGACTGTCATGGGCGTTCTCAGTTTGCGCCGAAACGCCCTCTCTGTCAGATCCGATCAATCTGACACCTGACGAACAATACCTGCAAGCAATTCAAGCTTATGAGAGCGCCTTCTAATGACGGCGGAATTATTTTGTGAACGCGTGGCTGAAGGCTGACACAACGCTGGAAGCAAAGAGCGCCTCCGTGGACATGAATGGTGATCCCGCAGGAAAGCCGGAGCGTCTTCGCCGCGCCCAAATTAGCCAAGTATATTCTCATTCTCTTGAAGGAGGGATAGCTGCGCTATTGGGGAGCCTCGCTTTTGCCGGGGCCCTGTGGAATACGATATCACACGACAGACTAATAGCATGGATTTCATGCTACGTAGCGATATTTACCGTTCGACTTCTCCTTGTATCAGCATTCCGAAAAGCGGCGCCTACCGGAAAGGAATTATTCCCCTGGGGAACCCGCCACATTTTGGTGACGACTTTGAGTGGTCTGGTTTGGACGGCCGCTGCGGTTTTTCTTTTCCCTGAAGACTCCGAATATCTTCAGATTTTCATGATCATTTTTGTGGGGGGCATAGTCGCCGGGGCCGTAGTAGTTTACTCTCCAACCAATGAATACTTGATCAACATTCTTCTGGTCCTCGTTCCGCTTTCATGCCGATTTATTTATCAGGGCGCAGACTTTGATGCGCCAATCGGATGGATTTTGCTTGTTTTCGGTGGTTTTATGGCTCTATTGGGCCACAATATCCACAAGCTTTATGGAGAATTACTAACACTGAGATTTGAAAAAGACGACCTGATTGAAGAACTCAAGGCTGACATCTTATGGCGAAAACGAGACAACGAAGCCACAAATCAGCTTAGGGTTCAGGCAGAGGCTGCGAACTCAGCCAAGAGTGAGTTCCTGACGAACATGAGTCATGAACTCCGCACACCGTTGACTGCAATTATCGGTTTCGCGGAACTACTGTCCCAACAATTTTTCGGGAAGCTTAATGAAAAGCAAATGGCGTATGTAAATGATATCTTTGACTCTGGTCACCTTCTGCTCCAACTCATCAATGACATACTTGATCTGGCTAGAGTCGAATCAGGAAAAATGGAACTGAAGATCTCCAGCGTTAGATTGAGTCAATTACTGGAAAATTGCCAAAGCATGGTCAGGGGAAGAGTCGCTAGGCGAGGTTTGGACCTTGATCTGGTAATCCAAGAAGATCTAACTAGAATAGAGATTCTCGCCGATGAGATTAAGCTGAAACAGATTCTCGTCAACCTGCTTTCCAACGCAACCAAGTTTACTCCCTCGGGGGGTTGCATCCGATTGAGCGTTGAGCGGTTCGGGGATGAGCTTATGTTCAGCGCTTCCGACACAGGTATAGGCTTAAAACCAGAGGCTAAAAGGCTCATCTTTGAACCGTTCGAAAAATTGGACTCTTCTCTTTCCTGCCCTGAATCAGGGACAGGACTAGGCCTTGCCTTGGTGAAGAAATTAGTTGGACTTCACGGAGGCCGAATCTGGGTAGAGAGTGAGGGTGAGGGCAAGGGCAGCACATTCAGTTTTGTGATTCCCTTCTTGAAATCTTCGAAAGACAGAATAGAGAAGACTGAGCGGTTTTCAGGAGCAGCAACTATACGGTCCCAGAGGCTGATCCCTGATCTTCTCGTTGAAGCTCCGGAAATCCCTAAGGTCCTTGTTGTAGAAGACAATAAGACTCACATGAAGTTGCTGGTAAACTTACTGGAAGCCGGGGGTTATGAAGTGATTCAAGCGGCTTCGGCTGAAGAGGGAATAAGGAGTTTGGAAATTAATAATCCTGCTATTATTCTCATGGACATGTCTCTTCCAGGCGTGGATGGATTGGCTGCCACCAGGATCATAAAAAGCAATCCGATTACCAAGCATATTCCAATTGTCGCTCTAACAGCAAATACAATGAAGTTTGACGCAACCATTGCTAGGGAATCAGGTTGTGACGCATATCTAGTCAAGCCAGTTGGCATCTGGATTTTCTACCGAACTCTTGCTGAGCTTGTTAAATCATCGGACGAAGATCCAGTCGCATAGTTACAAGTGTGAAAAGGGATAACCATGAACCAACCTGGACATATTCTTGTAGTTGATGACGACCTAAAGAGTCAAAATGTGATTAAAGCCTTTGTGGAATTCCTTGGATACACGTCGGAAGGCGCTAGCGACGGGTTGCAGGCTCTGGATAAGTTGAAATCAGGCTTCGATCTAGTGTTATTGGATATCATGATGCCGGGAATGAATGGGTTTGAGGTAGTCCGGCGTATCAGGGAGAACCCTGATTCTAGTGATATTCCCATCATCATGCTTACAGTCCTTGATGACAAAGAGACACGCCTTCGGGCCGTCGAAGCGGGGGCCAACGATTTTATTAACAAGCCCATTGAGCGACTGGAGCTCCAAGTCCGAATAGCTTCATTAATCAAGATCAAGGATACTCAAGATGCGATCAAGCGCCACAAGGCAGATCTCGAGGAAACTGTTAAACAGCGAACGTCCGAACTTATTTTAGCAAAGGACATTCTCGAACTGGAGATTAAGGAACGTAAACTAGTTGAACAAGAACTACTCCTTAGTCAGCAGAGACTAGAATTGGCAATGCAAGCCTCAGACCTAGGCACTTGGGATTGGAGCATCGATTCCGATGAACTTTGTTTCGATCGGCGTTGGAGTTCACGTCTAGGTTATTCATCGGATGAAATCGATACAAATACCGGCACATGGTTAAATCGCATGCACCCGGACGACAAGATGTGTTATCTGAAGAATTTGAAAAGTCACCTAAAGAATTGCTCCCCTTATTTTGAAGCAGAATATCGGCTCCGAACAAAATCAGGAGAATGGAGATGGATTCTTGACCGAGGGAGGGTTGTGAACCGTGATCCAAGCGGTAATCCACTAAAAATGGCCGGGATCTATCTCGACATTGCCGATCGCAAACGACTTGACGAAAAATTGCACGAAACCACAGAACGTCTTAAAGCTGTTTTCAGCAGCGCCAGAGATTGTATTTTTGTCAAAAATTCGGAACAAGAATATACCGAGGTGAATCCGTATTTTGCGAACATCCTTGGACGCTCGGAATCCGAGATACTGGGACACAAGGACACGGAACTGTTCGAAAAGGACGCGGCTGAAGTCTTGGGAGATATCGACTCTCGTGTACTAAAGGGTGAATCCATAGAGCAAGAGCAAACGCGAAAAGTAAATGGATATCCCAGGACCTTTCTTGACACAAAGGTCCCGATGCGCAATAGCCAGGGGGAAATAATTGGCGTTATCGGTATTAGCCGTGAAATTACCGAACGTAAGCGCAATTCTCAGCCTGTTCCAATCAAGATGCCTAATTCCAAAGCTATGCGTTCAGTGTTGCATTTCGCCCTATTGGCCGCCGAAACTGACTCAATAGTGTTGCTTTCCGGCGAGAGCGGATCTGGGAAAGATTACCTTGCCCGTCAAATCCATGACCATTCGAAACGCTCAAGTGGGCCATATTTCGAAATCAACTGTGCCAGCGTATCACATGAATTAGCCGAATCAGAGCTTTTTGGACACGAGTCGGGGGCCTTTACCGGAGCCAAAGGCCTTAAACGAGGATTATTAGAGTTGGCAGAGGGCGGAACGATCCTCCTAAATGAAATTGGAGAACTTTCGCTTCCGCTGCAATCAAAGCTGCTTACATTTCTCGACACTAGACAATTCACCCGGGTGGGGGGTGTGAAACATCTTACTGTAGGCGCCAGACTCATCGCTGCGAGCAACCGAAACCTCGAGAAAGAGGTAAAATTAAATCGTTTTAGACAGGACCTATTTTTTCGATTGAACGTTTTTTCTGTTGATGTCCCTCCGCTGCGAGACAGAACTGAAGATATCCCAGATATGGTTTCCAATTTATTGGCCGAGTTGGCGCATAAGATGGGACTAAATTTTCAACCTCAAATAGAGCCTGAGGTTATAAAAGCTTTTAAGTCTTATGCCTGGCCTGGAAATATCAGAGAACTTCGCAACGTATTGGAACGAGCGTTGATTCTGTGCGACAGGCGGTCCATACGGCTTGACCACGTTAAATTGAATTCCCAATCCTTGTCCCATAACCCTGTATCAGAATGGTCAATCACCGTTGGTTTTCCTAAAAACGAGAACATAAACGATGTGGCCATGAATCTGAAACGGTTACTCGTCGTAGAGGCGATTAACAGAGCTAAGGGTAGTCGTAAAGGCGCCGCGGAGTTACTAGGTGTTGGGATTGATTCTATCAAACATTACATAAAGATTTTTGATCTGAACAGGTGCACCGATTAACGGGGTTTTGCTGGCTGGTATAAATTGCCCATGCCAGG includes these proteins:
- a CDS encoding sigma 54-interacting transcriptional regulator gives rise to the protein MNQPGHILVVDDDLKSQNVIKAFVEFLGYTSEGASDGLQALDKLKSGFDLVLLDIMMPGMNGFEVVRRIRENPDSSDIPIIMLTVLDDKETRLRAVEAGANDFINKPIERLELQVRIASLIKIKDTQDAIKRHKADLEETVKQRTSELILAKDILELEIKERKLVEQELLLSQQRLELAMQASDLGTWDWSIDSDELCFDRRWSSRLGYSSDEIDTNTGTWLNRMHPDDKMCYLKNLKSHLKNCSPYFEAEYRLRTKSGEWRWILDRGRVVNRDPSGNPLKMAGIYLDIADRKRLDEKLHETTERLKAVFSSARDCIFVKNSEQEYTEVNPYFANILGRSESEILGHKDTELFEKDAAEVLGDIDSRVLKGESIEQEQTRKVNGYPRTFLDTKVPMRNSQGEIIGVIGISREITERKRNSQPVPIKMPNSKAMRSVLHFALLAAETDSIVLLSGESGSGKDYLARQIHDHSKRSSGPYFEINCASVSHELAESELFGHESGAFTGAKGLKRGLLELAEGGTILLNEIGELSLPLQSKLLTFLDTRQFTRVGGVKHLTVGARLIAASNRNLEKEVKLNRFRQDLFFRLNVFSVDVPPLRDRTEDIPDMVSNLLAELAHKMGLNFQPQIEPEVIKAFKSYAWPGNIRELRNVLERALILCDRRSIRLDHVKLNSQSLSHNPVSEWSITVGFPKNENINDVAMNLKRLLVVEAINRAKGSRKGAAELLGVGIDSIKHYIKIFDLNRCTD
- a CDS encoding ATP-binding protein, yielding MNAWLKADTTLEAKSASVDMNGDPAGKPERLRRAQISQVYSHSLEGGIAALLGSLAFAGALWNTISHDRLIAWISCYVAIFTVRLLLVSAFRKAAPTGKELFPWGTRHILVTTLSGLVWTAAAVFLFPEDSEYLQIFMIIFVGGIVAGAVVVYSPTNEYLINILLVLVPLSCRFIYQGADFDAPIGWILLVFGGFMALLGHNIHKLYGELLTLRFEKDDLIEELKADILWRKRDNEATNQLRVQAEAANSAKSEFLTNMSHELRTPLTAIIGFAELLSQQFFGKLNEKQMAYVNDIFDSGHLLLQLINDILDLARVESGKMELKISSVRLSQLLENCQSMVRGRVARRGLDLDLVIQEDLTRIEILADEIKLKQILVNLLSNATKFTPSGGCIRLSVERFGDELMFSASDTGIGLKPEAKRLIFEPFEKLDSSLSCPESGTGLGLALVKKLVGLHGGRIWVESEGEGKGSTFSFVIPFLKSSKDRIEKTERFSGAATIRSQRLIPDLLVEAPEIPKVLVVEDNKTHMKLLVNLLEAGGYEVIQAASAEEGIRSLEINNPAIILMDMSLPGVDGLAATRIIKSNPITKHIPIVALTANTMKFDATIARESGCDAYLVKPVGIWIFYRTLAELVKSSDEDPVA
- a CDS encoding ATP-binding protein, with the translated sequence MKNEDKTQQELTDEIIGLRKRIEQLEQSEKLARDRAEFVQELLDCYPGFISAWDTKGILLFANQTFINHCGYPREHIVGKPATELYPPSEVSRMSKLYVELFDKPDGAFVSGTVHGLNSKGEWVLVESELVKKLNPPICGYVGFGRDVTRKVTAHEDYKESVEALGTIFNSVQDAFLIHDKSGIIIQFNEKMIEISGLDSVRTVVDPSKADSYYSPEDNSVDLRSVWEEVLSGTVKQLEYKIKRPSDGKIFDADIFMRSIRLKGEDHILVSIRDITEKKRATDELNRALALASMLRTQAEAASAAKSEFLTNMSHELRTPLNAILGFSELLEEQWCGKLNEKQLEYAREIYGAGRHLLQLINDILDLAKVESGKMDLRPSIVDLSQLLENSLIMIKEKAIKRGLALELDISDEFSEENILADDVRLKQIIMNLLSNAAKFTPSGGVIHLEARKQENEVLISVSDTGIGIKPQDKERIFQEFEQVDSSFSRQEEGTGLGLSLTRRLVELHGGRIWVESEGENKGSVFSFTIPFVAADKPETEAISSQTGDGLHPRLRWMLSSEADCRPTVMVVEDNTANMKLATNLLEAGGYNVLQAFSAEEAIKRAEPEKPSLILMDISLPGMDGLTATKVLKGNPATTHIPIVALTAHAMKDDELRATEVGCAAYILKPIDTRIFYGTLSTLLKSEHSGAAA